The following coding sequences lie in one Maniola jurtina chromosome 11, ilManJurt1.1, whole genome shotgun sequence genomic window:
- the LOC123869659 gene encoding uncharacterized protein CG5902, producing MSSVCCGTKKQKLNNSYSNHVERPINGYHEPVAIPDMCYFCFDVLYCQLHSMDPPQTPLFTNEAYPLFVTWKIGKEHRLRGCIGTFNAMHLHSGLREYAITSALKDSRFTPITREEVPRLSVSVSILQHFEEAEHYLDWKLGKHGIRIEFLSERGSKRTATYLPQVATEQGWDQIQTIDSLLRKGGYKAAITTDLRRSIKLTRYQSEEVSASYNDYINQRC from the exons ATGTCTTCAGTATGTTGTGGAACTAAAAAACAAAAGCTGAACAATTCATACAGCAACCACGTCGAGCGACCTATAAATGGTTACCATGAGCCAGTGGCAATACCCGATATGTGCTACTTTTGTTTCGATGTATTGTATTGTCAGCTGCACAGTATGGACCCTCCACAGACGCCACTTTTCACCAACGAAGCATA TCCCCTTTTTGTCACATGGAAGATTGGCAAGGAGCATCGGCTCCGCGGATGTATTGGGACCTTTAATGCTATGCATTTGCATTCAG GTCTGCGAGAGTACGCAATAACAAGCGCTTTGAAGGATTCGCGCTTTACGCCAATCACGCGCGAGGAGGTGCCGCGGCTGTCGGTGTCGGTGTCCATCCTGCAGCACTTCGAGGAAGCGGAGCACTACCTGGACTGGAAGCTGGGCAAGCACGGCATCCGCATCGAGTTCCTCAGCGAGCGCGGCTCCAAGCGCACTGCAACCTACTTACCTCAAGTCGCTACTGAGCAAG GTTGGGACCAAATACAAACAATCGACTCCCTCCTCCGAAAGGGGGGTTACAAGGCGGCCATCACCACAGATCTCAGAAGGAGCATCAAGCTCACTAGATACCAATCGGAAGAGGTGTCCGCGTCTTACAACGACTACATCAACCAGCGGTGCTAG